A genomic stretch from Mesotoga infera includes:
- a CDS encoding fructose-bisphosphate aldolase, whose translation MTGKLIRMNRIIKEDGKTVIVAMDHGQFQGPIEGIRDIRKTLSNIIVGQPDALILNPGVIEKNGDLLGGKVSILCRITGASTNYSTMFDYHRITTSVEHALSIGADGVVVMGFIGGDGENASLEIIGRVAEQCSRLGMPLIAEMLPQAMDHFTDPEYISLGARVAYELGADLIKVYYTGFESFSKVLESVPVPVVIAGGPKGKDAFEMAKEALELGAMGVAYGRNVFQADDQTGYVRKLLKTVHG comes from the coding sequence ATGACGGGAAAATTGATTAGAATGAACCGGATAATTAAAGAAGACGGAAAGACGGTAATCGTAGCGATGGATCACGGACAGTTTCAGGGTCCAATAGAAGGCATCAGGGATATCAGAAAGACTCTGAGCAATATTATTGTCGGCCAGCCCGATGCACTGATCCTTAATCCGGGCGTTATCGAAAAGAACGGAGATCTGCTTGGAGGAAAGGTTTCGATTCTATGCAGAATAACGGGCGCATCTACTAACTACTCCACGATGTTTGACTACCACAGAATTACTACTTCCGTCGAACATGCACTATCAATAGGAGCAGACGGAGTCGTTGTGATGGGATTCATAGGAGGCGACGGCGAAAATGCATCGCTGGAGATTATTGGCAGGGTGGCTGAGCAATGCAGCAGACTGGGAATGCCGCTTATTGCTGAAATGCTTCCGCAGGCCATGGATCACTTCACTGACCCCGAATATATTTCACTCGGAGCCAGGGTCGCCTATGAACTCGGCGCCGATTTGATAAAGGTTTATTACACGGGCTTTGAGTCTTTTTCTAAGGTCCTGGAATCAGTTCCGGTGCCGGTCGTGATTGCCGGCGGACCAAAGGGAAAGGATGCCTTTGAAATGGCAAAGGAGGCTCTTGAGCTTGGCGCGATGGGAGTAGCTTACGGAAGAAATGTTTTCCAGGCCGACGACCAGACCGGATACGTAAGAAAGCTGCTGAAAACGGTCCACGGCTAG
- a CDS encoding formylglycine-generating enzyme family protein, which yields MRRLLSLIAIFLLVSSLFASAPEQILVNGGSFLMGTTWREEGVDIEPVRQINLNYDYYIGKFEVTFDQYDFFSAETGRKLQEDAGWGRGSRPVINVSWWDAIDYCNWLSLKEGLPLAYDFEGNLLDGTGNKTSDPSEVEGYRLPTDAEWEFAARGGSLSKGYTRSGGNSVDSVAWYKSNSGNMTHPVGTKAPNELGIYDMSGNVWEWVSDYHINYSVSEEINPYTDTFSAYRVKRGGSWIDCPVGVSIDVRSKGLPDHTITNLGFRICRTKP from the coding sequence ATGCGCAGATTGCTTTCACTGATTGCCATATTTCTTCTAGTTTCTTCGCTCTTTGCCTCAGCTCCGGAACAGATTCTTGTCAACGGCGGAAGCTTTCTCATGGGAACCACCTGGAGAGAGGAAGGCGTGGATATTGAACCTGTAAGACAGATCAATCTGAATTACGATTACTACATCGGAAAGTTCGAAGTAACCTTCGACCAGTACGATTTTTTCAGCGCAGAGACTGGAAGGAAACTTCAAGAAGATGCGGGTTGGGGAAGAGGGTCTAGACCTGTAATCAATGTGAGCTGGTGGGACGCAATTGATTACTGCAACTGGCTTAGCCTTAAGGAAGGGTTGCCCCTTGCCTACGACTTTGAGGGCAATCTGCTTGACGGAACGGGCAACAAGACCTCAGATCCCTCAGAAGTTGAGGGTTACAGGCTTCCAACGGATGCAGAATGGGAATTTGCAGCAAGAGGCGGAAGCTTGAGCAAAGGCTATACTAGATCGGGAGGAAACTCGGTTGACTCAGTAGCTTGGTATAAGTCGAACTCCGGGAATATGACCCATCCTGTGGGGACGAAAGCGCCGAACGAACTGGGAATATACGATATGTCTGGAAACGTCTGGGAATGGGTAAGCGACTATCACATCAACTACTCCGTCTCGGAAGAGATAAATCCCTATACAGACACCTTTTCAGCATACAGAGTGAAGCGAGGAGGAAGCTGGATAGACTGTCCCGTTGGTGTAAGCATCGATGTGAGATCGAAAGGTCTGCCGGATCACACCATTACAAATCTCGGCTTCAGAATCTGTAGAACAAAGCCATAA